In Coffea eugenioides isolate CCC68of chromosome 4, Ceug_1.0, whole genome shotgun sequence, the genomic stretch TGCCCAACCTCTCATCTTCCCTCCTCAATGCAGCAGCATTAAGTGAACTGGGGCaccctctcttttctcctcttATTTGGTCTCAATTGTCGACCTGCACAATTAGATGAAGCCTTCTAGTTCAAGACAAACCTTTTCAAGAAAATGGGCGTCAAAACAAAAGAAGCATTAGCTTTCATATTTGCATCATTGGCCTCCGCCATGATTGTAGTTGCCCAACCCCTTGTTCCCGCACTGATAATTTTTGGCGACTCGGACGTGGATGTCGGGAATAACAACCACCTATCAACCTTTTTCAAAGCCAATTTTGCACCTTATGGGAGGGATTTTGCTAGTCATCAAGCCACTGGAAGGTTCTGCAACGGAAAGCTAGTTACTGATTTTACAGGCAAGTTACAGTTCAAGAATCCAACTCGTACATCAGGTCCTTGTGTTGAATGGCCTATAAATAGATTACAGCTTTAAATGTTTGTATTTCTAACACGACAGGGTTTATTTTTCAAGGACTTTCGGATTTATTCAGGCATAACATTAGTCAGCAACATTTTTGAACTCAATTTGCGACCTGTAAATAGTGATTATTCtcaattctttaattttttttccagctGATACTCTGGGCTTTACTCTCTATCCGCCAGCATATCTTAGCCCCCATGCATCAGGGAAGAGCCTTCTCATTGGAGCCAACTTTGGTTCTGCTGGATCTGGCTACGATGAAAAAACTGCCTCCATAAATGTAAGATTTAACCCGTTTAATACGCAGGCTATGCAGCAGAGAAACATCTTTTGGACCAATAAAGGGCAAAGCCAATCTTGTTTCAGtcaatttacattttttttttcctttttccatctGTATTTTGGTCCAGCAAGCTATATCATTGCGGCGGCAATTCCAATATTTCAAGGAGTATAAAAGCAAGCTAGAAAAATCAGCAGGCACCAAAAAAGCAGCATCGATCATCGGGGATGCTCTGTATATTTTGGGCACTGGTAGCGGTGACTTTTTACAAAATTATTACTTCCATCCTGCACTTAACAAAGTCTACACCCCTGCTCAGTACTCTTCCTACCTGGTCGGCATACTCTCCAACTTCGTCAAGGTAATTGCTCTACTTGCAATTTTTACTTTTtgcccaaagaaaataaaataatgggATGTTAAATCCAAAGTTGTTCTGGTTGAAAAAACAGGAATTGTATGGGTTAGGAGCCAGGAGAATTGGAGTGACTTCACTACCGCCACTGGGTTGCCTCCCAGCAGCCAGAACTTTATTTGGGTCCACCCGCCAGAGTGGATGCGTTGCTCATCTCAACACTGATGCCCAAGGATTCAATCAAAAGCTCAACTCCACCGCAATCCAGCTTCAGAAGCGGCTTCCGGACCTCAAATTAGCTGTCTTCGACATTTTCAAGCCCCTCTACGACGCTGTCAAATCTCCTTCAGATTATGGTATTCAACCTTCAAAGTTTCTGCAGAGAAGACCTGAATTAGGCGCCATTTTCATGATTCAATTTTCACATTATTCCTTTTTACAGGTTTTAAAGAAGCAACCAGAAGTTGTTGCAGAACAGGGACAGTTGGGAAAACTGTATTCTTGTGCCGTTCAAGATCATCACGAAGCTGTAGCAACGCAACCCAATATGTATTTTGGGATGGGGTACATCCTTCTGAGGCAGCTAATCAGCTTCTTGCCGATTCAGTACTCTTACAAGGCATCAGCCTGATAGGATGAGTTCCAACTTTTCTTTCACTAGGTGCATTTGCGAACTCTaccaaagaaaaaggacggggaaaaaaaacagaaagaaaaaaggGTGCATCTGTAAGAGCTAGGCCtatcataaaattttttttcccacttTTTCTGTATTCCGATTGCCAATGGATTCTGCTGTACTTCAATAACGTCTCTATATTCCAAGTACGTGCCTTAATTTTGATAAAGCCTTCCTGATATGGTTGTTATCCGGAGATACAAGACACTTGTACCGGAACATTTTGCTTTCCTGGATCGGTGGTTCAGTTCTTTCTGGATTTCTCTTGACCTTTTTAGGTCCCCCTTCCCCTTAGTATAAAGTAGTGGGTGTAGAATAGAATCTATCGTGTTcggcaaaaaaaataaaagacataTTTGGTTGGTCCTTGGTTTGTGAAAAACGAAATCAAGGCACACTGGTCAAGAATTATTGGTCTCAACATCTCAAGACCTTAGTAAAATATAGAAATGTGCATTAGAATTTACAAAATAAGAACGGCCACTGAAAGTCAAAAATCAGAAGATCAGCTCCAAAATTATCCGTCAATGAGTTGGTTGTAGTAAGGGAAAGTTTATGTAAAGCAAAACAAGAATCATTTTGAGAGTATGATAATACGTAACAATGAGTTTCAATGAAGACTCCAAGCTCGCACAACCAGTGCTGCAGTCCTTAGGATATACACAATTCTTCACTAGAAAGAGTAGAGTTATCTGATGCTAGAAATGTTTTAACACCAACATCGGTCAGTTTAGCTCTGAGCAGCTGGCAGAATACTGGTGTTGCTATGTGAGACGCTCCCAGAATTTGCCTTCATCATTTGGATTTTGGGACTCTGGTAGCTCCTGCACATTCGTATTCACAAATACTTCGGGTTTCTCAGCAGTATGTCCAGGCTgatgagaaaaagaagaagcatCACTGAAATAGCAACTACCAAATAGCAAAATGATACATCCTCATTCTGAAACTTACATTGCCAATCATTTACGCAAGTTTTTCAGTGGGGATAGCAAAAGAATAGATAAGCAGAAAGGGGAAGAAAGCTGGCTTTCGAGTTGCATATTTGCCAAGACAACCTAAGCGATTTATCCAAATTGTCGTGGATAGAAGATCTGCATTAAATGAATTTCTgagggaaattttctttttcaaatccAGATACCTGACTATTCTTGTCCAAAGGTTGTAGCATTGTCCTACAGTTTTTCTTGTATACCCATTGTGATGATGTTCTAGCAGCAGAACTTACAGATCCAGATCCAAATCCTCTGGCAGAAGTTCCATTGTCAGCACAGGTACTCTTCTTTCCCAGTTTACATGAGGGTTTCTTCTGCTTCAAAGCACCAAATTCTGGGTCATGTTTAGAATCAATAATAGGAGAATTTACAGATCCTGGCCCTGTCGTAGAAGTCTCAAGAGGACCATAGACAGTTTTATTTCCCAGTTTACTTGATGGTTTTTGCTGCTTCACAGAACCAATATTCAGGGGTTGCGTTGAACCATAAGCAGTACTAAACTTTTTAGGCTGCAAAGCAAATACAAGGTGAACTGAGTATAAAGGCCATTCTGAAATCTTTAAATAaccaagaaaatttttgcaCTACTGAAGGAACCAAAAAAGTTGTTCTGATGTATGAGAAAATAAAAGTttgcaaaacaagaaaaacctAAGTCAAATTACCGGATTTACTTTATTTAGTTAAGCAATAGTGCACTGACTGTATCCATCAACGTCCTTTGAGTCAGAGTAAAATCGTTCTTTTGTACAAGCAAAGAAGATAAAGCTAAGGATAAGAAACTTACATGATACTGGTGAGCCATGCCTTTGATGGGCTCCTGCTGCGACTGTTGAAGTGGAACCTGCAACTGCTTTTCAAGAATTAGAAATGGGGAGCAAATTTGGAAAGGTAGCAAAGAGAGGCTAACAACAATGCAGAAAATTAACAGTGGAATTTTCTTAAGGAGAGAACTAAACGGTCAAATTTACTTACATGGGTACAGAACTTTCCCTGAAGTCTTTGGTCGTCAAAGGGGAAAAATCCGCTGAGAGATCTGCAGAAGGCTTGGTACAGCCTTGGctggaaagggcggaagtgtgGGATGGGAACTGGAGGGACATTGTAATATAAAGGATAATATTGAGGGACATGGATGTTCCAGTGAGGAGTTTGGAATGACTGTTTAGTGTCGATGCTCTGCAACTGCGTAGGATGTTCTTTTCTACGGTGAGCCAAGGCCACATACAGAACCATACCTCGGACAGTAGTTCCTATCAAAAGCCAAAGCAGACATCAGAAATCTTAGCTATACATGGAGAAAGGCAATAGAAACGGGAGAATCTTTACCATTTAGTGATTCCAAAGCCCTCTTTGCTTCTTCTGGACaagaaaaacatacaaaaccaAATCCTCTGCTGGCACCATCTTCATTATACATCACCTTGGCTGAAGTAACTTTGCCATAATCACTGAAAAGTTCTTCCAGTTCCAGGTCATCAAATGATAAACTGAGATTCTTCACAAAGAGGTTTGAAGCCTTGGACTTTGCATAATTATTGTCGAGCATAAACTCATGTGCTTGCTTCAAGATCTGTTCCCTCTCTGCTTTCTTTTGAGCCCTTCCCACGTACAGATTCTTGGAACCTGAGCATTATAAGCATTTCACAGTcaaaaaatctctcaactttgCAACAGTAAGAACAACAACTAAGGCACTAGGAGAAGATGTTGGAAATTTACCAAGAAGAGCACCATTGAGGCATTCGACTGCCTTCTTAGCCTCTTCATGCAAACTGAATTTCACAAATCCAAAACCTCTTGACTTCCCCTCATCATCCTTCATAATCACAATGTTGCAGACTGTCCCATGTTCTGAAAACTTTTCTTTGAGGAAATCCACGGTAACATTCTCATCaagatttttgaaatataaatttGCGAATGTTTTCTCAGAAGCATCATTTCTCTCACTCTTCCTAATAAATTTGCATACACATCTGAAGCAAGAACAAAGAATTAAATCCTTAATGTGATAATGATAATTCCAATGCAATCATAAGCTGAAAGAATGTATCTGCGGGGGAGCTTTTGTGAAAGCCATTCAAGTACTGAATGATGTAGAGACAAACTTTGAAGAGAACATATATCTAGaaaaacaaaactggggctaaAAGAAACTCTATGGATCTAATTCTACTGAATTAAGTAATTATTAGGTATAACATGTGTAGCATTTGCTCAAATTCTAGTTTTAATTAAGGAATGTGTTGATGGCAGGATCTAAAATTCTCCTTGATTTGTTGAAGAGCATATGTCAAGCAGATAAAGGACAAAGCAGCAGAGGACATGTCTTCATATCATAAAGTATTTATTCATCGGTTCATTTGAAACTCTCCCAAACATTTCATGCATCTACATAAACACCATGGCTGTGTTTATTAATTCTCAGTCACTGCAGCATTCCATTAGGTTCGAAGTCAAAATTAGTTGACATTAGAAGTTAATAACCACAGCAGAATCATATCTAATTTGTCAAATATCCGAGGTAATACAGAGTTATAAAACTAAGATATTCATGACAAAGATATCCTCTGGTCATAGTATCCGCTTCATATGCAACATGCTCTGTGCATTTGCATCTAGTCAGACACACACCTGACAGTTGAGTGAACCATAGTTCTCCCTCAAGCTGAGCCCACCACAGAGAAAGAGAGAAGGGGGGTGGGGAACAAgggggaaaggggaaaaatagTGATTCAGCAGCTTGAAGGAAAACATTCAATAAAGGGGAAAAGGGTGCCACATGGTAAAATGAGTAGCTGCAGTGAAATGAACAAGAGtgaagcaaaacaaaaaaaccacTTACAATTTCTTCCCTTCAAACATGGTGTCATTGAGAGCATTAAGAGCAGTTGTGGCTGCATCCTCAGAGTCAAACTGAACAAACCCAAAGCCTTTACTCTTCCCATTTTCCTCGGCAACTTTGCAAGAAAGTATTGTCCCATATTTGCCAAACAACCCTTCCAAGTGAGCATTGTTAACTGAAGGATCAAGATTCTTCACATACAGATTAGCTACCCCATTCTTTCTTGCAAGAGGATCCCTCTGACACCACATGATCCTCATactttttcccctcaattttctATGGTTAAGGCTGGCCAGAGCTCTAGATGCTGATTAAACAGAAAATGAGCTGTCATAATAGGCAATGCTCTGAAAATGATCAAGTAAAGAGCTACAGATGACACAAATTAAATGGAACTCAAGAAACCACATGTACTCTGTCCCTCAGCAAACATACAGAGAAACCTCAAAGATACAAAATCCCCAAAGTAGGGACTAGGGAGGAATTGCCATGCTAAGAAACTGAAAAGGCTTGAAGATTAACAGATGCTCAGTCATCAAGAAATCAAATCACGGAAGAACATCGAAGTTATAATCTCCCAGTTGCAATATTCCCATaagtctcttttcttttccacaGTACAAGTGGAAAGCAATAAATATGTGTTTCAAGGAAGCAGAACAAAGTCACAAAAACCACCCTACAAGCTATATACGAAAAATAAGAACAGCATCACAACATAAAGTACTGGAAATTGAAGCCAACAGAATCACGTCCATAACCATTTAGGAAACCAGTTCAAAACTGTTCCCCATCCACAAATAGTAGTATCCCATAAATAATCCTCGAAAGCCACTGTGAAGTAACCAGAATAAACCTAAATGCATATTACAAATCCCAACCCACCTCCCCCAcccaaaaaaatataataataagaataatGACGTCATTAATAAAGAAGACAATTGCAGGGGAAAACATCATTACTAAATAAAACTCCAAGTTCTTCAAGAAATCATcccccaaattttttttaaaaaaaaaaactagacagAGCGAATAAATGAGTTACTCAAAGCCCTGCACGACTAAAAAAATTAGGGACATTCACAATTCTTCCCCCATATTTACAAGAATCAAACCGGGAAACCCATTTTCCGACACCaaagggggagggggaaaaatggAGAAACGGAGATATAGCAGAGCAAACATCATACAACTTTATCGGAACTCAAATTCATCCATTAAGTTTCCATTTGATTaccttaaaagaaaaaagaaaaaacaataaTAGTTTCCATTTGATCAAGAAATTGGTCAGCATGAAGACGTAACAAataagaaacgaaaaaaaaaatactgaaCCAAGAGAAGCAAAGCAAAGAAAAAAGGAATGAAAAAATGATGGAAAGTTTATCAAGCTGAAATGAGGAAATTACCATCCGAAGTGTTGAGGAAATTGACGTAGGCGTAGCAAAGAGACTTGCGAGACACTCTGTCTCTGCAAACTCGAACTGAGTCCAATGCgcccatcgtccgaaaaactTGTATCAAATCCGCCTCGATCACGTCCGGATGGAGATCTCCGACGTAGAGAGATGCTCTTTGCAGCGTAGTAGACGGCCCTGGTGGTGGTGCATGGTCCATGGACACGGCTGCTGCTGTCGCCATTGTTGTTGTTGATTGTGAAGAAAAAGCCCTCCCTCCCAGATTGTTCAGAGAGAGAAAGAAGCATTTACTACCGCTTGTAGTACTTAAAACGGAAGTTGAGATTTAAAGAGAGAGAATCCAATGCTGAAAATGTTTGAACTGAGAGAACAAGAGGACAGAGAGAGTCGAGGCACAGGTTCTGGGACTGGGTTAAGGCGGTGACTAGAGCCGGGTGGAAACCAATCTGGCTTTTAAGTTCCGTTAATTAATTTCTTGTAACCCGTTCGAAAATATACCGGTTCGGTTTGATTCTCCCGGGGACCATGCAATTCCATTCCACTTTTATTATCATTTCCCTTTGGGATCAAATGTTCATTTTGCAATTatcttgtttaatttttttataataaaaataaaaaatttagatgaaTTCGACTTTGATCGCCACTATAAATCAGAGAATGCTTTTGAAATCATAGATCGTTTTACTAAGATTCTTACAAATTGTTCATAAAACACAGCTCTTATGTCCACAAcgaaatataatttttttttgaaaaagtaatcTGTTCTTACTAgttgaatcaattaaataagTTTTAACAATGGACGCGTTATGACAGTTTCAATTTTAATAATACGAGCTAGCTAATAATGCATGAAAAGTACAAATTTAAAATTGAAAAGGGTATGATTTTGATCAATCTCCATTTTTATCAAGTCAAGTTGGATGTAGAAGCAAATTTTTTTGTACGTAACGGACTGTGTGGAGTGGAGACTGGAGAGAGAAAAAAgcgagggagagggagagaaagtCAGTTGTAACTGTCAAGATTCTGGTCCGTACGGGCATTTTTGTGTACGGAAGATACGCGGGTGATGTGTACTCAACTGGCCTACTCGCCCACGCAGATTTACACCTGGAAGGTCGTTCCGCGTCAAAACAGATCTAAACGGCGGCGTCTTGCCCTGGTCGTTCGGCCGAATGCAGCAGTCTCTCCAGTTGTTGAGCAGGTCTGACTGATCACGTGACCCATGAGCAAGACGGATGCAGAGATCCCGCTTTCGACATTAcacttaatatttttttttcaaaaaaattttacaccGAATGACATGCTACAATTTATACGGCAAACAAAAGCTAAAAAGATGATCATATCGTATTTTTTagtcctttttttgtttttatactATCACTGATCCTGCATAAATGCTTTTATACCAACAAGAACTTGTGCCTCTAGTTTGAATTAACTTTCTTTGTAATATGTATTTATATTTGATTTTCATGTGCTCCCTTAGTATAGCACTCATGAAAGTAATTTGGAGTTGCTACTATTCGTGTTCGGCTAACCTTACTGTTGTTACTTCTGTTCGAGTCGAGTCCAATGCAGGCAATACCATGCCCAAGGTCAAGAACCTTTGCGAGTCATGTCGAGATCGAGCTCAATTTTTCAATGATAATTTTTGCAACTTTCATATTTATTAGTGTAATTTCAcacatattatttttaattaaaaaactTAATTACACGAATAAATTTGTTGAGCACTCGAGCATCTTTCTCTAAGACTCGTACTCAACTCAAATTCACAAACGAActgctcgagctcgactcgagttcaATTTCGATCCATTGACTGAGTTGCTAGTGAGCAATTTGAATTTCTAGTAGCCCTACTATGAGGTATATGTAAGATGATAGCAGTAGTTTTTACTAATGgttcaaaagaataaaaaggacAGTGTATGAATGTTTTGACGAATTTCTGAGGGATTAATAATGCCACACTTCAATTCTGGATAAAAAACGAAATATGTAATTAGGATCCTCAGAAGAGTCGTACGTGAAATGCAAGTTTCTTCTAGTTTGGCCTAATTCACAACCACACTTTCATGTCCTAGTTCCTGCGTCCGTGGAAAGAGGCACAAGTTGCTAGTATTATTTTGCATCGCCTCCAAACTTCAATCAGGATGAGACTAACCAGATAGCAACCATCTAACTCCAGAATGCTTGCATTTCTCCCTAACAAATACCGGAAATAACATAGATAGATCCATGGaacgattaaaaaaaaaaatactaggaAAGGCAAATTCTTGACTATATTTCTTTAGCTGCACAAAAGTTTTCATTCTAGTTCCATATGTACACAGGGAACTTGTTACAGTGACTAGAAATCCTACATCAAATATACAGGGCTGCGGCAACTCATGGACCATATTGGATAGCCCACTTCATTACCCATGTAATACAAGGCCGAAGGCAAGAAAAGTAGGAGAATTAAGGTGGCAAAATGGGATGCAGAACAAGGCTATGCTCCAAAAATTACTTTCATCTACAAGCTTCTGTTTACATTTCAATAGAGACTAAATCATGCTGGCCTCCTCCAAAACCTGTTTCGGTTGAGAGCCTTTCAAAGCGTACATGATACCGATCTCTTCCTGACGGTTGGTT encodes the following:
- the LOC113768859 gene encoding polyadenylate-binding protein 6-like yields the protein MATAAAVSMDHAPPPGPSTTLQRASLYVGDLHPDVIEADLIQVFRTMGALDSVRVCRDRVSRKSLCYAYVNFLNTSDASRALASLNHRKLRGKSMRIMWCQRDPLARKNGVANLYVKNLDPSVNNAHLEGLFGKYGTILSCKVAEENGKSKGFGFVQFDSEDAATTALNALNDTMFEGKKLCVCKFIRKSERNDASEKTFANLYFKNLDENVTVDFLKEKFSEHGTVCNIVIMKDDEGKSRGFGFVKFSLHEEAKKAVECLNGALLGSKNLYVGRAQKKAEREQILKQAHEFMLDNNYAKSKASNLFVKNLSLSFDDLELEELFSDYGKVTSAKVMYNEDGASRGFGFVCFSCPEEAKRALESLNGTTVRGMVLYVALAHRRKEHPTQLQSIDTKQSFQTPHWNIHVPQYYPLYYNVPPVPIPHFRPFQPRLYQAFCRSLSGFFPFDDQRLQGKFCTHLQVPLQQSQQEPIKGMAHQYHPKKFSTAYGSTQPLNIGSVKQQKPSSKLGNKTVYGPLETSTTGPGSVNSPIIDSKHDPEFGALKQKKPSCKLGKKSTCADNGTSARGFGSGSVSSAARTSSQWVYKKNCRTMLQPLDKNSQPGHTAEKPEVFVNTNVQELPESQNPNDEGKFWERLT